The genomic segment AGGTGGTGTAGTTGTACCTTATTCCTTGAAGGACCATACTGGCTCAGGGTGGGTGAGGCTTGGTACAGAATGGAAGTAACAAGCAATAACAAGTACTTTTGCTGCAGCTAGTTTCATCAGGTAGCCTTGATTTCTCTGCTCAGTCAAATTTGTAGGTCAGGTGATTTGAAGAAAAGAACCTAATTGGCTTTTAGAATGTGAGATGTAATTCACATTCATAGCATCATCACATTCATCAACTAATTTCTACTCACAAGCTGAACTTGACCTTACTGTTGGGGTGGATCTGTTCACTGAGACAAAGCAAATCAAAGGAGAGTACAGCCAGGATGTATTAACATGTGTTCACCTGATAGTTTCTGGACGTTTTTCATATTGGTTCTATGGAACAAAGCATCTTTGGCAAATCATCCTTGTATTTGAGGTTAATCATAGTTTTAGGTACTGAGATTTATGAGTTAACAATGCAGTCTTTCTCTTTTACTGCCACCATATGAAAAACATGTGCTGCTTTCAAAGACCCTTGAACCTTCCTCCCAGAAGCAGTGTGTTTCTAGTTTCTCCTTTTTGTgaaaatagtaagaaacaaAGCCTCTTGAACGAGTGGAAGGgtcttctgcctttccttgcagCTGATTTTGCCTTATTTTGTTGATTAAGCTTTACTTTGATTACCACTAGTTTGATCGCCTTTTATTTTAAGTGCAGCTTGTGTATGCTTGCAAAGGTGCTTAAggaaggttttctttttgtgtcagaatCTGAGGAAGAGGTggaagaggagcaggaggaaagaCAACCATCGCCTGAACCTGTGCAAGAGAATGCAAGCAGTGCTTACTATGAAAACCATCCTGTAACGTAAGAAGTCAATTTTATTCTATGAAGTtgcttttttaacaaaaccagcagaattGCTTTAGCTTTGGATTCTGGATGTGATTTAGCAGGAAGTGTAGGAAACTGCATTTAACTTGATGTGGATCTATGTTATGTTAACATCGTATTATTTTGAAGCACTGATTCttgaagggagagaggaagtgGGGCCTGTTGCTATCTTAGtaagttattttcatttctggttTCAAATGTGAGGTGAAAGGTAGCAACCATATTTGCATACTGACTTAATTTAGTCTTTGTTATATAAGCTTAGTGAGTTGCATGATGTAATTTATAGGAACAGGTGGTTTAACAAAGGGGTGGCTAATGATACATTACCTCTCAAATTTGGGTAGCATTTGAAGTTGAGAGGAAGGTCTACTTTCTGAGGAACTGCTGTACAGCTACATTGGAGGAATGGGTGTATGCCCCAAGTGTCTTCAAAACTAAAGAAGATTAAAGGAAAACTTtgtttttacaagaaaaatacattttgtttaaaaacaaaaaccaacaacaaacaaaaccaaacaacaccaAAAGCCTGTGCTTTTTTTTGAAACATAGGAATGCCTTTTAAATTACTAGAACTGATCACCTGCTTTCTTTGTTCAAAAAAAAATTCCGACATCACTAGATGAGGTCTTACCAGCATCATCGGTAAGACTAAATGCAGGTCACATAAAGCTTTTCCTGAGAAATTTTACAGAAGAGGAGAGTCTGCTGGAATTCTGGCAGTGACTTGGGAAGTTTTTGGTGCCTAAAAGAGTTAAGTCATGTTTTGGGGTTACTGTGCCAATTGGAAAGAAGTTGTGAAGGCAAGATTCATTAGATAATCACTTAGACATAGGCTAACCCATGGCAGGAGTTGCATAGGCGTAGGTGGAATTTGGTAAACTTTTGGGGTGACTGAAGAGAGAAGTGAAGATCTTCAGATCCCATACATTTTGCACACACAGAGTGGAGAAGTTATGTGCGATTTTCAATAAACAAGACTTGCAACTCCTTGGGCAGTGAACTTACATGGTGTTTCTGTAAATCAGCTACAGGTTTCATTCCAAAATTGGCTTCATTTTTGTGTATAGCTGAATCTCCATTGGTCTCTCTCCATGTTTCTATTATTTTAGGAGCAGCAATTCTTAAGTACCCAAGGGTTTATATGTCTGTGTAATTTTCAgattctctgcagagaattgtAAAACGTGTCTTAGATTCAGCAGGAATAAAGTTGGCTTTGTACGCAGCTACAAGGCTACAGCTTTACTTGCCACAGCATTGTCAATGTGGCTGCCATGCAGTAGCAACTGAAAGCAGAACCATCTTTTTAATACCAACCATTACCATAGCATAGCTTATATAAAAAGtcagaaaagacaaagcaatTGATGAGCTGCATAAAGTGCATTTGATTATTGTAGCAATGGGATAGAGGAGGCGCTAGAGGAACCATCTCATGAACCTGAGCCAGAACTGGaatcagaaacaaaaactgAGGAGCTGAAAgctgaaggagaagagaagacccTTGAGGAGCTAGAAGAGAAGTCTCCATCTCCACCTCCTGTAGAACCTGTTTCACTACCACAAGAACCACCAAAGGTTAGTTAAGATTCATGTCTTTGCTTCTAGGTGCAGATGATAAACTGGAAGATTTGGGTTTGAACTTAGCCTTTTGAGTGGCCAAACTCTTTTCAGTGTTATGTTTTATGAACAGTGAGACCTTGAACTTGTGAAAATGTGAAGTTTCactcaaaaaggaaagaaggttAAAGTGCTGCTCAAGTCACTATTGTAAATAGAATGCTTTTCTTGTAAAGTGtgcatgtgtttttctgtgtgtataaaactttttaaatgtggagttaatttattttgagaaaatacCTCAGGCTACCACCACCAAAAATCTCATATAATGGGAACCACTGCTCTTCCTTGAGAAAACCTGTAATGCATTGACACTTGCAAAGTTGCTGGCAGTATACATTCAGAATCAATATGGGGTCATTGAAAGGGGTCTTataagaaaaatggggacagactttttagtagggcctgttgccataggacaaagggtaatggttcTAACCTAAAAGAGAGTAAATTCAGACTAGGTataaggaaggaattttttacactgagggtggtgaaacactggcccaggttgtcctgagaggtggtggatgccccatccctggaggtattccaggccaggctggacgtggctctgagcaacctgatctggttgaagatgtcccaactcattgcaggggggttggagtAGATGAGCTTTAAatgtcccttccagcccaaagtattttatgattctatgaattacCGTCTCCCTTAGAGGCAGGATGCCTAATCTTAAAAACCGTCATGCAACCCATGTATCGTCCGATGTAGTTACACTTAGGTAGTTTGAAAGAGATGGGAGGAACCGGTGAAAGCTGGGGAGGGGTCATTTTCTAGCTCCAGCATGTGTTctctatcttttttttcaatccttttcctcttcatttttacttctgacTTCTGGcatccactttctttctttgtgtagAAGACATGTAACGCTACAGGGTTTTCAGTCCGTGGTTTGGTTACATCATGGAAAGCAGTAATCTGGGGATGCTGAGGGAACCAGGCTCACTCAAGTAGTGACAGTGGGTATGGTACATACTTGCTCGATACCATTGGAGTCCACAGACAGCTCGAACTGCAAATCTTTGTGTATCTTTGTTGTAATGCTTGCACAACAATCATTTAATAGTTCAATATGAACCAAAAGTGTATTTTCAGCAGACGAGTTTCCCTGTAGGAAAATCAGTGGTTTGCGATGATTAGTAGTGTAGGTGTGTTGCCTTTCCTGCAGGCTTTCTCTTGGGCTTCAGTGACCAGTAAAAACCTGCCTCCTAGTGGTACTGTTTCTTCCTCTGGAATTCCACCCCATGTTAAAGCACCAGTCTCACAGGTAACCCATCTGTGAACTTCGGATTGTCTCATTACTTCTGCAAACTGCTTCAGTTCTTAAATTAACAGAGCAATTTGTTTGACTTAGAATTGCACAGATTAATTGTGTCTTAAATGTTAATGCACTCACCTTGTTGCAAGAGAAGGCACATACATTTAACAGGTGTAACTGGATGATTGTGACGTTAAAATCTGTTCATGTGGAAACAAGTAATCACTGCTGAACTTTTTTGATTTATCTTAATGGAATATGGTTTtgtttacaaggaaaaaaaaaaaaaaggaggagaaagaaaccctCCCCACAAAATGGTAGTTTTCTAAAGTGTGTTTGACGGGGGTATTTCGTTGGCAGAAGTGTGCCAGCAGTGAAAAATGATAGCACCATTTCCAAGAAGGTGCAAGTGCTCTTGTAATGCTAATGTCTACTGAAATACACTGGATTTCATTATCGGTTTATAATTAACTTGTCATAGAACCCTGTACCAACTTATGACTGTGTGAGGAATGGAAGGATTCATATTTCCTTGCCAAGACAATGCTGTCCTCCCATTTCTAGGTTGGTtggggaagaaggagaaagagaaaagaaggtcTGACTGGGTGATTGCTAATGTCATGCACATGCCAAGCTGGTGTGAGATGGTCTGAGACTCTCAGTTCAGCTGCCTCCATGTTATAAaaatccttaaaataaaaatttgtgCTTTAATCTCTTCTACTGATGCTGCACACTAAAGCACTGTGTGTTGGAGCAGCTCACGTCCAACCTGCTTTAAAAGACTTCAGTAGAGCAGCAGGGTTACTGCATCTGTTGGTTTTGCACTGAtgtttttctcaattttttactgacagagaagagcctgtctAGGATTGCCCTTCAACCAAATgcaggttaaaaaaagaaaacacagaaaaatataaaggggggaaaaaaccccaccaccctTGTGTGGTGCTACTTCTGGTTTGTCAGGGCTGTCATGGAAATCAGATAATGGCTGTGTAATGAGCTGGGAAGCCTGTCTGTCTTCATCAGCTTCAAGAGGGCTTTGAGCATTGAGATAGTATTTGAGCAGTAAAAGCTGTGGTTTTTCCAGGACAGAATAGATTTTCCTTATGCAAAACCAAAATTGTTTTTCTAGTTACGATTGATTTGCAGGAGAGAGGGTTGACTTTTGTAATATGACAgcaagaataatttaaaatcacCTGTACAGGAGAGTAGAATGTAGCTTAGAGCTGTCCACTTAAAactcttttgcattgcctatACAGCTTGtcatgttttctgccttttcaatTACTTTTGCTATGACTGTATTTAAGTAATTCTGCATGGAAGTTTCTGAATGATGCCTAAGTGGAAAGAATTTAAAGTCTTGGCTCTTCTGGAGACAGAATTAGTCAGTTCTCAGCTCCTCTTCTTGCACACTTCTCAGACATGGCATAAAGAAAACTGGTAGAAAAGGCACCTGAACAATTTCTACAAGGGGTCACAAATCAGTAGTAGATTTTTCATGTTCTGGATCTATTAATGTCAGATACTGTGCATGTAAATGAGGACAGTAAGTGGCCCCAATGGATGGGTGGCTCCTTTGGGCTGCTGTTCTAACCAACATCTGTGATGTTAAAAGGCTGCTGTTAACTGTCCTTCTCATTCCTTTCTCCACATCACTCCCAATTTTTCCACCTTTTATCAAGTTAAAAATATAGCCTCTGTAAGTACTAACTCAGCACCCCTCTAAGGATGTGCACATACTGCTTTGGTTAGAAACCAGTTCCATTCCTGTTTTGGTACAGCTATGAAGTTAAACGAGTCAGtgtttcttgctctttttcttcttagaaaTCAACAGGGATGGAAGAACTGAGTACTTAAACCTGATAGCAATAAGTATCTAAGAAATGGGGGTCTGAATGTACTGAGTTTCTCTTGAAAGGTATAATTTATAATGCAGTAAAGATATGTGAGTAAGAGATGGCAGGAGAGCTCCAGTGACCCATGAAGTGGTATGATGAAAAGAGATTCAACAGGAAGGCTGATTTTTCTAGTTTATTCTTGGAACTGAAAAACTGATCCTAGCAATGCTTGAAGCACAAGCTAATGCCTAGCTGTGTAGAGCATGAGTGATAAGAGGGCTGAAACCTTTATTTGATACATAATACCTGCATATTTCCTGTAAAGTAGTCTTTTTACCCCAGTGAGCTAGTCTCTGGCTGGAACCGTCAGTTGTCTCAAGtccttaaaggaaaataatggagGTGTTTCACATAAAACACTTCTCCACAGCAGTCTGGGCCTATAGCCATTCTCCTTGTGTTTAGTGTTCCTCAGGAGTTAGTGTTCTTTTTTTCCGCTCCTAaggataattttgtttttccaagttaagaacccagcacagcagcagctgctggactGTTATAcagaaaatggaatttaaaacaCGTTGAAAATTGCTTAAGTAACCAACAGGCTgtgtagaaatatttttgattgttctgtctctttttcctcaaattatctttaaaagcattttttgctTGCAAAAATTGGAATAGGTGTTTTAGTTCCTGCAAACTTGAAGGATGTCCTTTGAGCATCATGGACTTGACATCAGGAAAGCTGAAGACTCCACTCAGCAGGTAGTCTGTAGAAATTGTCATTTCAGGTGGCTTTATTGTATCGGAAATACTTATTATACTTCAGAAGGCTTTTGCTttgttctcctctttcttcGTGGTAGTTTCCCTGTAGTTTTTCTGCAGTGGAGGAAAGGAATCCTTCAGAGTCTTGGAGAGATCTCTTTGTGTTCATCTCACACAACCTCTTAATATGTGAAGTCTGATCTTGCCATGAGGAAGCTTCAGTTGATCAATGTGGGCTTTTTAGTCAGGTTGAGGAATTCTTGAGTTCCAGGGCATTGGGGTCTCAACACCCGGTCCAACATGGAAAATTCACCTTAGCTGTGTCTTGTGGAGATGTTCTGATTGAGGGATGTTTGCTTTGAACACTGCAGTCCTGGATTGGTACAGAGGAATTTatagaggtaaaaaaaaaaaaaaagtattcccAACCACATTGACATGGATATATCTCTTCTGGAGTTAGTTTTGTGCATGCCACTTATCTGTGTTTTGTGttatgggttttgtttttggtttttttttttatttggtgagttttagggttttttgttttgtttttttactgaCCAGTATTTAATAATGCATATTCTGCTCCTGTTTTAGCCAAGAGTTGAAACTAAACCTGAAGCTCAGTCTCAGCCTCCTCGGGTACGTGAACAGCGACCCAGGGAAAGACCGGGTTTTCCACCTCGAGGACCTCGACCAGGTAATGTGGATCAGCATGTGTGTGTCCATTTGGGATTAGTTAAATAAAAGTGTCTCCTTGAGGGATCTTACCCATACCTGTATTGTATTTGGCTGTTCCTGCTGTCTTCAACTAGAAATGAGATAATGTGATCAGGAGTCCAAGCTGGTGATGAGTTCTTGGAAAGCTCAAGACATTATTTCcaagcttctttttttcatagtCAGGCTACTAGCTTACGTGCTTAAGTACCTTTCACGTGGCTTGATGCAGTTCTGAAAAGCTAGTCTGTAAATGTGATGTTTTTTTCCGTGTCCTCTGATTTTGCTGAACCTTTGAAGGGTTAAATGCCTGTTGTTGCTCTTTGTTTTAGAAGAAAACCTTCACAACGTGACAGGCTCAGTCAGCTGATAATTTTATACGTATTTTTCCATCTTGTGTAATTGTCTAAAATGCTGTTCTCCATTTGACTGCCTCATATTTGTCTTGGTTTATTAGCAGgcagttctttttattttcttactcaTACCAAGTATTCAAGTCTGCAGGATGGTCTGGCTAGAAAACGTGCACGTTTCCTGACAGCCATCACAAGTGGTGTTATGATGTCAAAGTCTTCTGCATGGCATTCCTCAGTCCAGCCTGATCACTTGGCCAGCCTCTGTGCACAGTTGGACAAAACCTGTCTAGTCAAAGGCCCAGAATTACAGGTTGTTGATGTTCATCATCTTCCCTACGCATGAAATGAAATCACAAATTTTAAGGGGaaagtggtgtttgtgactatCCTGAAGGGCTAGTGTAAAGCTGACAGGGTTTTGGCAAAGCACTGCCTGCAGAAGTGGTTAAGCCTCAGTGACTGTAAGCCTCTGCACCAGCTTTAGCTAAAATTGGCTGTAATTAAGGTTTTCAGTAAGTGTATGCCAAACTACAGTACAGACTGGGcttaaaagtgctttttttctttttgcttggaTGATGCAAATATATCTTCACTTGGGGCAACACtgaaactgaaaggatttaagGCATCAGGAAAGAACCATGACGTGTTAGCAGTTAACAtgtcttgggtttttttaatgtcatttgtACCAAGGAGCAAAAGCTACAACTTGTGGTTAAATGAAGTTGCAAATCTGCATTTCTGCTACTCTTGGATGCAGGTGCAGCAAAACTGTAGTGCAAGTCCTACAGAGAGCATGTAACAGCTCCTGAGTGTTTGCATTCTGATCTTATACTGGAAGGTACCAGGGGCAGGGGAGAAAAAGCTGAAATCTCAGTTGAGCTTCAGCCCTAGAATCTCCTTTTCAAAGGAAGTCAGTGAGCCGTTTTATTTGTTTAAGGAAAGATTTCAAACACACTAGCAAGCTTGTTGTAGATGGGCTTGTGGAGGAAGCCGAGGAGATAAAGAAGCACATACCTATGCTGTAATACTTTGGATACAGAAGGGGTAACAGTGTGCTGCTGTCACACTGCAAGGCAAGTAATGATTTAGTAGGGAAATACAgggaaagattttattttgtgtgctgCTAACCATACGTTGGTTGAGCTAGAGAGAACATGAGGAGCTCTCTTGTATTTGGAACAGAATGGTGAAAGATTAAAGCCAGAAGGGGTGACTAGCAAACACTGGTTTTAATGTGAGTGCCCAAGTAAGGATAGTGGTGTTGTGCTAAAGAATTGATGAGGAGATGACTTAAATCCAAATCTTTGAAAAAGTATGTTGTAGTAGGTGGCGAGTTCCTCTTCAGCATCATGATTTAAGATATAACAGGAACCTCTTACAAACTTACCTGATATGTCAGATGTTTTAGTTGACATGGATTTATTTAACTTAACCAGGGAAAATCGATgaatagaaaacaaatacttttgtggtattacagaaaaaatgtgATAGAGATGTGCTCGTAGGTGACAAAATTGTCAGGACTGTACGAAGAGGAAGATAGTATCCTCCACCCTGTGTCACCCATGGTGAATATCAGCTCAAGGGCTGAAGGTACAGAATTGTTTGAGTGCTGTTTGTAGATGCATTCATAAGAGTCTACATGCATGTCGTAACCTCAGCGGCTCTACCTTCTTTCTGTTGATCGCAGGGAGAGGGGACACGGAGCAGAATGAGTCAGATAATCGCCGAATAATTCGCTATCCAGACAGCCACCAGCTCTTTGTTGGGAACTTGCCACATGACATCGATGAGAGTGAACTGAAAGAGTTCTTTATGAGTAAGTAACAATTTCAGCTGCAGagactaaaaggaaaaactctaGAAATAGCGTTCACTTAGGGCCACATGGGGGAACTTCTACACAATGCGACTCTACAGCTGTTGTCTGGAACAAGCAGAGGGGTGGTAGCGCTGGCACGGTGGTTTTAAATGACATGGCTTTTCCCTTGTGTTTTCCCAGGCTTTGGAAATGTGGTAGAACTCCGCATAAATACTAAAGGAGTGGGAGGAAAACTGcctaattttggttttgtggtatTTGATGATTCTGAGCCAGTCCAGCGAATTTTAGTTGCAAAAGTAAGTATTGGCATTGAGTAGATATCACAAAATGGACCAAATACCCTAAACCCCAAGGAGTGTGGGCTGTCCCCAGTTGTGTTGCTGTTGTTCCTGGCATTCATTCAGGAATGACAGTTGTAAGAAAAAGATCATTTTGGCTTAGATAAGCTGTGGCAGCATTCCTCAAATGGCATCATAGGGAATTCAGGTTTTTTAGCTCTGCACATAGACACTGCATGGATCTCAGTGCTTACTTTTAGAGATCCTTTTAAGCTGAAAGCCAGGTATGTGACATTTTGAAGGCCATTGCATGAATCTCTGAATTGTACATCctggggcaagagaaaggagTGAGGTTATTTGTCATTGTGACATGAGGAACTGGAGAGGAggaaacagcagttttcatttctaGTATGTGGGAGCAAGACCTGGTAGAGCAATTCTTCAGGAACATTAGCCCTGAAGTGTAGAGTCCAAAGGCAACACCTGCCCTTACTTGAGAAAGAGATTTTAATTCCTTGCATGtcaaatgaattttaaaatgctgttccaTTTACTGTGGACTTCTAGGGCTAAGCTTGTGTATTGCAGGGAGCCCTTAACacttaatttttgtctttgccatgtAAGTGAAGGTAGGCTGTAGCATGCAGCAAATGCAGTGTTTTCATATGCCTTGTGTAAACGGACTTTGTGAAATGGTGACTAACATGTGCCTTGAAAATTTTTCCCTATAAGCCTATTATGTTCCGGGGTGAGGTGCGCTTGAAcgtggaagagaaaaaaacaagagcTGCTCGTGAAAGAGAGACCCGAGGCGGAGGCGATGATCGTAGGGATATTCGACGCAATGATAGAGGCCCTGGGGGTCCCCGTGGAATAGTGGGTGGTGGCATGATGCGAGACCGTGATGGAAGAGGACCCCCTCCAAGAGGTGGCATGGCACAGAAACTTGGCTCTGGACGAGGAACCGGGCAAATGGAAGGCCGTTTCAGTGGACAGCGTCGCTGAAATCTCCACTGTGGGCAGACAGTCGTGGCAGTGGTACATTACCCATCGTGTTTGCATTCTTGttaatttcttttggctttggaATGTGACACAGCCCTTCTGATCATTTCTTTGACGTGAAAGCATCCTTTGGTTTCCAGTTTAAATTGAGGTGGACGTTCTTTCCCCAGTTTCACAACAGGAGTCACACTGTTAATTTATAAATGTAGACTTGGAGAATTGaggactggggaaaaaaaaaaaaaaaagaccggTTAACTAACTGCAACAAAAGTGAACTTAAGGACATGCCCAATATAATTCAGGTCCTTTCAGTCAAAAATCCTCTGCTGCACGTTTTGTTCAAGTGTTACTGTTTCTGCCTGTTACTGTTGGAAACACAGATAGTGCAACTGGTGCAATTGGAGAAgcttgcctctttctttttttccttcttagaaCCCTCTGCTCCAAACTAACTTATGTTTACGCACTCATCAAGATGCACTAAAGGGTACTCTGAACTCATTTATATTGACATCTGCAGGAGGCATCGGAGGAAAACCTTCATCCTCTTACTCAGACAGAATAGCTTGTGAAACGGTGCAGGCATCTGATCTGCTTGCTGTGACCaacatatgtacacacacaaacCTTAATAAGACTACAAGTTTCTTCCAGAAGGAATCCATTTAGCTGTAAACTAAACAGAATCCAGAGTTTCAAAGTCATAGTCCTGAGTATGCACCAAGTTTGATAGCTGATGTGAGATTTTTCTATCTGCCCCTCTTCAGTACACTGATGGCTGCTCAACatgctcctccttccccttcccttttccccttcgaTAAGCACTGTACAGTGAAATTTGTCTTGACTGTATTTGAGTTCTCTGGTAATGTAATAAGCATGATGGTGCCTTCTATGAATACATCATTCCAGTCTCGCTGGTGATTTTATACAGTATAGTGTATGAATTACTGTGCTGCAAAGCCAATCAGCTGCAAAGcatttaaaggaaataattgcaaaattgtatttaaaaaattgcAGTATCTTTCAATCAGTAAACGTTGCTAAAATTATCATCCCCCTTGCTCTTCAATTAACAA from the Columba livia isolate bColLiv1 breed racing homer chromosome 4, bColLiv1.pat.W.v2, whole genome shotgun sequence genome contains:
- the G3BP2 gene encoding ras GTPase-activating protein-binding protein 2 isoform X1 translates to MVMEKPSPLLVGREFVRQYYTLLNKAPDFLHRFYGRNSSYVHGGLDASGKPQEAVYGQAEIHKKVMSLQFSECHTKIRHVDAHATLSDGVVVQVMGELSNNGQPMRKFMQTFVLAPEGSVPNKFYVHNDIFRYEDEVFGDSEGELDEESEEEVEEEQEERQPSPEPVQENASSAYYENHPVTNGIEEALEEPSHEPEPELESETKTEELKAEGEEKTLEELEEKSPSPPPVEPVSLPQEPPKAFSWASVTSKNLPPSGTVSSSGIPPHVKAPVSQPRVETKPEAQSQPPRVREQRPRERPGFPPRGPRPGRGDTEQNESDNRRIIRYPDSHQLFVGNLPHDIDESELKEFFMSFGNVVELRINTKGVGGKLPNFGFVVFDDSEPVQRILVAKPIMFRGEVRLNVEEKKTRAARERETRGGGDDRRDIRRNDRGPGGPRGIVGGGMMRDRDGRGPPPRGGMAQKLGSGRGTGQMEGRFSGQRR
- the G3BP2 gene encoding ras GTPase-activating protein-binding protein 2 isoform X2 is translated as MVMEKPSPLLVGREFVRQYYTLLNKAPDFLHRFYGRNSSYVHGGLDASGKPQEAVYGQAEIHKKVMSLQFSECHTKIRHVDAHATLSDGVVVQVMGELSNNGQPMRKFMQTFVLAPEGSVPNKFYVHNDIFRYEDEVFGDSEGELDEESEEEVEEEQEERQPSPEPVQENASSAYYENHPVTNGIEEALEEPSHEPEPELESETKTEELKAEGEEKTLEELEEKSPSPPPVEPVSLPQEPPKPRVETKPEAQSQPPRVREQRPRERPGFPPRGPRPGRGDTEQNESDNRRIIRYPDSHQLFVGNLPHDIDESELKEFFMSFGNVVELRINTKGVGGKLPNFGFVVFDDSEPVQRILVAKPIMFRGEVRLNVEEKKTRAARERETRGGGDDRRDIRRNDRGPGGPRGIVGGGMMRDRDGRGPPPRGGMAQKLGSGRGTGQMEGRFSGQRR